The Cryptosporangium minutisporangium nucleotide sequence AGAGCGGAATCAGGCATGGCGGTTCGCCTCGCTGTGGGTCCACCGATGGTGCGGCCAACTCGGACGCTCGCCGCAGGCGGTGCAGTTCACGGCGCCGCCGCAGCGCGGGCACCACGCGTTGATGCTGCGCAGGTACCAGCCGGACGCCACGCCAGCGAGCAGACCCGCCAGTGCGACCAGGACGAGGAGGACAGCCAGCCCACTCACCTCCTTCAGACGCGCGACTCCGGATCTGTGAAACACAGATTATGAAGCTCTGCTCGTTGGGGCAACACCCTGCCGAGACATCGCCGAGAATTTGTGTCGCTATTACCCCCAGGCGGGAGCGAGCGTGTTTCGCGGCGCGAATTGCCGCAGACCGCGGCAGATCGCTGCTTATTCGGCCCCGATCAACCGATCGAATGCCGAGATCGATCGTGCGCGTGAATTCAACGAGAAAATGCACGCGGCGACACCGAATCAACAGTGCCGCCGCGCTCGTGAAGAGAAAGTGCTCAACCGGTCAGAGGTCGTACCGGCCCGCTTTCACGTCGTCCAGGAACGCGGCGAACGCGCTGCGGCTGACGACGTGAGCGCCCCCCTCGGGCCGCTTGCTGTCGCGTACTGCCGCCACTTCGGGCAGGTTGGGGGCCACTTCGACGCAGCCCGTGTTGGCGCCGGTGCTTCTTTTGGCTTTCCGCCAGTGTGCGTCGGACAGGTCGGTCACTCGATCGTTCCGCTGGTGCTGTTTGCCGCTCATGAACGTCACCGCGCCTTCCTTCTTGACACGTATCACAATCCACCATACGCCTGTTCAATCTGTGATTCACAGGCGCGTGCGCAAATAGCTATCTAGTGTGAATTGACAGCCGAATCCCGGCACGCCGCCCCGATGTTCGCCCCGTATCCCTCTCTGCCGCCTGCGTCGACGTGCCTACGACGACGCATGACGGACACGGCACCGGGTACGCAGGAACCGGACAAATCGAAGGGGGCGCAACCATGCACGGGGACGACATCCATGCCCTGGCAGCGCCGCTGGGCGACGCGGGCGACTTCGACCCGCTGCTCGATCGGATCGGGGACGCCCGGGTGGTGATGCTCGGCGAGGCCAGTCACGGCACCCACGACTTCTACCGGTGGCGCGCGGAGCTGACCCGGCGACTGATCGACGAACACGGGTTCTCGTTCGTCGCCGTGGAGGGGGACTGGCCGGACTGCGACCGGATCGACCGAGCGGTGCGCTGCCGCCCGGGTGGCGGTGACCCCCGGGACGCCCTGAAGGCGTTCGACCGGTGGCCGACCTGGATGTGGGCGAACGAAGAGGTCTCCGACTTCGTGATCTGGCTGCGGGACTGGAACCTCCGCCACGCCATGGCCGATCTCTGCCCGACCACGCCGCCGGAGCCCTTCTCCGGAACGACGGCCCCGGAGCCTTTCTCGACAACGGCGCTGGAGCCCGCCCGGGACGAGGCTGGCGTCCCCGCGCGAGGCCGCCGCGACCTGTCTGTTGTCTCAAGGCCTCGCGCTCGCCTGTCAGCCTCGCCCCCTGGGCGGGCCGTGCACCCCGTGGGGTTTCATGGGTTGGATGTGTACAGCCTCTGGGAATCGCTCGCCGAGATCCTGGGCTACCTGCGCGAACACGATCCGGACGGCGTTCCGGCCGCGCTCGCCGCGTTGCGCTGTCTGGACCCGTACGCGCGGGACCCACAGCGCTACGCGTTCGCGACCGTCATGGGCTCCACCTGCGCTCCGGCCCTCGTCGAGCTGCTCATGACGGTCCGGCAACGCGCCACCGCGGGCGACTCGTCCGCGGCCGGTGACGTCGTCGCGGCCGCCGACCCGTTCCGTGCCTTCGCCGCCAGGCAGAACGCCGAAGCCGCGGTCGGAGCGGAAAATTACTACCGCGAGATGGTGGGCAACGGGCCGGACTCGTGGAACGTCCGCGACATCCATATGGTCAACACGCTCGAGCGGCTCCTCCAGTACTACGGGCCGTCTTCGAAGGCCATCGTGTGGGCGCACAACACCCACATCGGGGACGCGCGGGCCACCGACATGGCCGACGCCGGCATGGTCAACCTCGGCCAGCTCGGCCGGGAGCGCTGGGGCGCCGACGCGGTCGCACTGGTCGGCTTCGGCTGCCACCGTGGCGAGGTGCTCGCCGGCCCCGCCTGGGGCGACCTGGTCGAGGTGATGCCGGTGCCACCGGCGCGGGCCGGTTCCCTGGAGGCGGTACTGCAGGCGACGTTGCCGGAGCCCGCGCTGTTCGTGTTCCCGCCGGGCGTATACGCGTCCGGCCACACCGGTGCGCGACCGGCCTGGATCGCCGACGTCCTGCCGCACCGGGCGATCGGCGTCGTGTACCGGCCGTCGCGGGAGTCGTACGGCAACTACGTACCGACCCGACTGGGGGACCGGTACGACGCGTTCGTCTGGCTCCCGGAGACGACCGCGCTGCGGCCGCTCGAAGCGACCCCGGTCGGCGGCGAGCTGCAGACGTTCCCAGCTGGCGTCTGACCTCCCGCTCGGAGGCGCCTCCCCAGCGTCCGCGGCGCCGCCGACGGGTCGCCGGGAAACCACCTGTGGCGGGCCGCTGACGGGCGATCTTCGGGAAGTCCGGCTCGCCGGGCTGCGGGCGCGGGCACCGGCGGGCGTCCGCCATGGGGAGAGCCGCACGCAGGGCGCGGGCACCGGGTGCCCCTGCGGTGGGAACTACGCTGACGCGGTGAGCGCCACGTTGGTCGTCAAGGACCTCTCCGCCGGGCACGGCGATCGAACCCTGTTCTCCGGTCTCGATCTGGTGGTCGCCCCGGGCGACGTGATCGGCGTCGTCGGGGCCAACGGCGCAGGCAAGTCGACGCTCCTGCGGCTACTGGCGGGTCTGGACAGCCCGGAGACGGGGATGGTCCGCCGTACTCCGGTCAGCGCGACCGTCGGGTATCTCCCGCAGGAGTCCGAGCGACGTCCCGGCGAGACCGTCCGGGACTTCCTCGACCGACGGACCGGCGTCGCCGCCGCCCAGGCCGCCCTGGACGCCGCCACCGAAGCGCTCGGCGCGGAGGCGCCGGGCGCCGACGACGCCTACGCCGACGCGTTCGACCGCTGGCTCGCACTGGGCGGCGCCGACCTCGCCGAGCGCGCCGAGACCGTGGCCGACGACCTGGGCCTCTCGATCGACCTGGACGCCCCGATGACCGGCCTCTCCGGCGGGCAGGCCGCCCGGGCGGCACTTGCGTCGCTGCTGCTCAGCCGGTACGACGTCGTGCTGCTCGACGAGCCGACCAACGACCTCGACCTCGCGGGCCTGGACCGGCTGGAGCGGTTCGTCACCGGCCTGCGCACCGGCACCGTGCTGGTCAGCCACGACCGCGAGTTCCTGGCGCGCACGGTGACCGCCGTGGTGGAGCTCGACTACGCCCAGCAGCAGATCAACACGTACGGCGGTGGCTACGCCGCCTACCTGGAAGAGCGCGAGGTCGCCCGGCGGCACGCCCGGGAGGCCTTCGACGAGTACGCCGATACCCGGGCGGCGCTGGTGGAGCGGGGCCGGGCTCAGCGCGCCTGGATGGAGAAGGGCGTCAAGAACGCCCGCCGGAAGGCGCCGGACAACGACAAGGTCGGGCGGAAGTTCCGCTCCGAGGCGACCGAGAAACAAGCCTCCAAGGCCCGGCAGACCGAGCGCCTGATCGAGCGGCTGGACGTCGTCGAGGAGCCCCGCAAGGAGTGGGAGCTGCGCATGACGATCGCGACGGCACCCCGGGCCGGTGCGGTGGTGGCGACCCTGCGCGGTGCGGTCGTGCGCCGCGGCGACTTCACGCTCGGCCCCGTCGACCTCCAGCTCGACTGGGCCGACCGGGCGGTACTGACCGGGGCGAACGGCTCTGGCAAGTCGACGCTGCTCGGCGTCCTACTGGGGAAGATCAGCCCCGACGAAGGGTCGGCCGCGCTCGGGCCGGGTGTGGTCGTCGGCGAGATCGACCAGGCTCGTGGTCTGTTCGCCGGGGAGACCACGGTGGTGGACGTGTTCGGGGCCGCGGTGCCGGAGCAGAATCCCGGGGAGATCCGGACCCTGCTGGCGAAGTTCGGCTTGAAGGCCGCGCACGTGCACCGGGCGGCGGGGTCGCTCTCACCGGGGGAGCGGACCCGCGCCGGGCTGGCGTTGTTGCAGGCGCGCGGGGTGAATCTGCTGGTGCTCGACGAGCCGACGAACCACCTCGACCTACCGGCGATCGAGCAACTGGAATCCGCGCTGGCGACGTACCCCGGGACGCTGCTGTTGGTGACCCACGACCGCCGGATGCTCGAGACCGTGGAGACGAACCGGCGCTTCCACGCCGACGCCGGAAAGGTCACCGAGCTCTAACTCTCCACGATGTCCTTCAGCGGCGTCGCCTGCAGGATGCTGGGCGGCGCGTTCCACTTCTGCAGCGTCGACCCATCGCACTTCGCGACGACGATCTTCGAGATCTGCTGGCCGATGGAGTACAGGTCGGGGTTGTCGGCGTTCGGGTCGGTGGGCGACAGGCAGTACCCGGACTGGTCGACGATCGTGTAGCTCGTCGCGTACGTACCGGTGTTGCCGAAGAACCGCCAGCGCAGTTCCTGGGCGGTCGACGTCGTGCTGCAGCTGACGATCCGCACGTACTGCCCTCGCACGGTCGAGCGCGGACTGCGCAGGCAGTACAGACCGCCCTTGTTCGTGGTGACCAGCGACTCCACTCCGGTGGTGTTGTCGACGATCGTCGGTGTCGTCCACTTCTGGTTCCACGCCACGTTGGCCGGGTTCGGGGCCTGCTTGCACTGCCACGAGATGAGGTGGTCGGCGTCCGTCTTCTGACCGGTGACGTCGAGGCAGCGTCCGAACTGTTTGAAGTTGACCAGCTGGCTGACGGCCGCGCCGGCCGCGCCGGCGCCCGCGGTCGCTTCCGGGAAGAAGGACTGCACGTTGCTGTTGCTCACCTGGCACTTCGAGCCCGACGCGGATCCGAGCACGACGAAACTGCCCGCGACGTTGGGCGTCTGGACGTTGAAGCAGTAGCCGTTGAGCGTCGAACCGTTCGACGTGCCCTCGAAGTTGGCGCTGTCGTTGTAGCTCCACTGCTGCTGCGGCTGCGTGGTCGTCGCACACGGCTGCACGTACACGACTTTGCCGACGGCCTGTGGGGTCCCGGCGTCCAGGCACATGCCGAGCGGCATCGTCGGTGTCCTCGACGACACCAGGCTGAGCGTCAGGTTCGTGTTGTACGCCCACATCTGTGCGACGCTGCCGGCGCTGCACGGCCGCATGGTCAGCGGTGTTCCCGCGGCCGGTGAGCCGGAGCCGGCGTCGAAGCACAGGTCGGTGGTGCTGGCGGTCTTGTAGACGTGGACGAGCCCGCCGGAGATGTTCACGTCGCTGGTCTTGAACGCGTAGGTGCCCCGGAGCGTCCGGATGGTCTTCCGGGTGGAGATTTCGGAGTTCGGTGTGTACGTGCCGGTGGACCGCAGCAGCGCGTAGGCCGGCGTGCTGAACGCGCCGGCGCCGCTGATGCAGCGGATCGTGTTGGCGGCGAGCCACGCCGCCGACCGGTTCTGCGGATCGACCGGGTAGTAGTCGATCTCCACCGTGTACGAGGCCTTCGCTGCCGCGCTCACCGCGGCGACGGTGCCGGAGAGATCGACGCAGGGGAGCTCGGTCAGCACCCCGGTCGCTTTCCCGTCGTTCGCGGCGCGGATGTGCGCGAGCGCGACGTCCAGGCCGGTCTGGGCGGCGTTGAGCGCGGCGACCCGGGCGATCTGGCTGCGGGTGTTCGTGTTCTGCGCGATCACGGTATTGACGAGCAACGTCGAGAGCAGCACGCCGACCATCGTCACCAGCAGCGCGACCGGTAGCGATCCCCGCTCGTCCTGTCTCACGAGACCCCCCGCCCCTCCGCGCACGCCGTGGTGCTCGACGTGGTCAGCGTCGTGTTCAGCGCGGTGAACGTCGCGCTGAACTGCCGGGTGGTGGACCTGGCCGGGCCGCCGGCCGTCGCGGTCAGCGTGATGCCGAGCCGCTGGAAGTTGTGCGTGGCGTCGGCGGCCGTCACGGTGAACGGCGTGGTGGCGGAGACCCCGTTCGCCAGCTGGGTCCACGGGGTCGGGGCGAGCGCCCCGGTGCCCTGTACCCAGGTGCGCTGCTGGAGTTCGCCGGTGGAGGGCCGCAGCCGCAGCTGCGTGCAGACCGGTACGCCGGTAGAGGTGGTGAGGAACTCGACGTAGGGCTCGCCGTTGACCACACCCGGGGTGCTCACCCCGGACGCGTAGCGCACCTGGCGGTCGAGCCGTCCGAATGCGATACCGAGCTGCTGCTGGGCGTCGGCGATCGCCTGCGCCCGGTTCGCCGACGAGTACAGCGAGAGGATGCTCGTCGTCGAGACGCCCATGAACACCGCGGTGATCACCATCGAGACCACCGCTTCGGCGAGCGTGTACCCGGAGTCGTCGGCCAACCGCGGAAGCCGGATCATGTCACCGTCCAGACGAACATCCAGTGCGACTTCTTGCTCGCCGTGTCGGTCGCCGTGAGCTTCGTGAGGTACGTGCCGGCCGCGGTCGGGGTACCCGAGACCGTGCCGGAGGCCGGGTTGATCGACATGCCGGTCGGTAGGCCCGTCGCCGACCACGCCTTGGCTCCTGTCCCCCCGGCGACGCCCGGCGAGAACGAGTCCGCCGTCCCGACCCGCGTCGAGCGAGCCGTCGGGGCCGTCGTGATCCGCAGCCCGGTACTCGTGGTGACCGTGGTGACGATCTGGAGCTGCTCGAAGTTGCCCTTGGTGTCGGTCACCCGGAACGTGACCAGGAACCGGCCGGCCGCCGCGAGGACCCCGTTGACCTGGCCGGTCTTCGGGTCGTACGAGACGCCATCGGGCAGGTCGGTCGCGTACCAGGTGTAGGGCGGGGCGCCGCCGGTCGCGCTGGCCGGCACCGCGAAGACTGTGCCCAGGCCCCCGGACTGGTCTCCGCGCGGCCACTTGACGTACGGGCCGACGGTCCAGAGGAACTGGGTGCTGGCGGTCTTGCCCGCCGCGTCGGTGACCGTCACCTTGACGACGTACTCGCTGGGGTACGTGGGCGTGCCGGTGATGATGCCGGTTGTCGCGTTCAGCGTCAGCCCGGGCGGTAGACCGGCCGTCTGCCAGAACCCCACGCTGCTGGGCACACCGGCCGCCGAATACTTGTACGGGGCGACGCCGCCGGAGGCCACGAGCTGCAACGGGGTGGCCGGACGATTCGTCAGCGTGGACTGGTCGGCGGGCGTCGTGATGCTCAACGCCGGCTTGACCACCCAGGAGAAGGTCGTGGCGGCGGCCTTCCCGAACGTGTCGGTGACGGTCAGCGTCACCGACCTGGTGCCGACCGTCGTCGGCGCGCCGGAGATCGTGCCGGTGGCGGCATCGATCGAGAGGCCCGGCGGCAGCCCGGCCGCTACCCAGGTCATCGGCGACGTCCCGCCGGCCAGCGTCGGCGTGAACGTCAGCGCGGTACCGGCGATGCTGGTGATCGTGCCGGGGTTGGTCAGGGCGGGGAGGGCGGCGATCACCCAGGAGAACGCCGCCGAGCCGGTCAGGCCGAATCCGTCCGTGGCGCTGGCCACGACGGAGTACGTGCCGGCCGTCGTCGGTGTGCCGGTCACGATGCCGCTGGAGTTCATCGTCAGGCCCGGCGGCAGGCCGGAGGCGTTCCAGGTCAGCGGCGGCGCACCACCGATCGCGGTGACCTCCAGCCGCACCGGAACGGTCAGCTCACCGTTCTGCCGCCCGGGGTTGACGACCTGCGGCGCCTGGGCGGTCTCGTTGGTGTTGAAAATCGGGTCGGTCGCCGCCGCGCTGACCAGCGTCGCGGCCACCTGGCTGCAGCCGCGGTCCGGGCAGCCGGTGCCGGCCCAGGTGACCACGACGACCACCCGGTAGAACAGCACGGCGTTCGGGAGCGAGGCGGCCGTGCAGTCGCCGCCGAGTAGCGGCTGCCAGCAGCGCCCGACGTACCAGCTGCGGGCGAACCTCATCCGGTTGAGTTCGATCAGCTCCGATGCGAGAGGCAGTGGGGCTACCTCCTCCGGAGCCACTTGGTCGTCCCAGGTCTGCTCCATCGTGCTCAAGTACGGGTGGACGGGGGAGTCGGCGGTGACCGCCGACCACTGCGCCTCCGCGCTGGCCCGGTCGCGGCCGGTGGTGACCGACGATCCCCGGAGCGCGCGGACCCGTTCCAGCCCGTCGCTGATCAGCTGGATCGCCGTCTGGGTGTTGCTCTGGACGTTCGTCGCGCGGACGCTGTTGGTGAAGAAGCTGGTGAGAGCGGCCATCACGACACCGATCAGCGTCATCGCGGTCATCAGCTCGATCAGGCTGAAACCGGCTTCGCCGTCGGCGGAGCCGACCCGGGCGCCACCGTCCGGGAGGCCGGCCCGGGGAACATCGGGAAGGCGTCCGCGCATCAGTCCGTCGTCTGTGTGCTCGTGGTCAGTGCGGAGCCGGCCACCGTCGGCGCCACGAACGCCCGCATGCCGAGCGTCAGGAGCACCGAGCCGCGCAGCGAGTTGCTGGACTCGTTGGGCACCGCGTTGGTGGTGCTGACCAGCACCGCCCGCGGCTGGACGCGCTGCAGCTGGTTCACGAAACCCTCCAGCTTGGACGCCGATCCGGTCGCGGTGATCGTGAGCGGCAGCGCGTAGACCGTCGCGCCGGCCGCGCCGTTGACCTGGGTCGGCGCGCCGACGATCAGGCCTTCCACCGCGACGCCCGCCCGGGTGGCGGAACTCTGCACGTCCCGCAGGAACGTGGAGAGCGCAAGGGTGGTGGGCAGCGCGGCGCGGGCGGCCTCGTACTCGCTGCGGTACTCGGCGAGGCGGCTGTTCTGGCTCCGCACCTCTGCCAGCCGGGAGCGGAGCGAGTCGACGGACGCCTGCGCGGTCTCGGTCTGCGCCCGCAGCTCCTCGGTCCGGGCGTTCTGCGGTCGGATCAGCAGGAACCCGCCGAGCGCGATCAGCAGCAGCGCGCCCACGACGCCGCCGGCCACCCAGAGCCGAACCGTATTGCCGCGGAGCGCGGCGGCGTCGAACAATCCGCTCGGCGCCCGGCTGCTCAGCTGGCTGAGGACCATCGTCGTCTCCGCTCAGTCGCTCTCGGACGTGTAGTGGTGGCTCAGCAGCGTGGGGGAGAGGTCAGCGCGGAGCGTGAAGTTGGACCCGTCCTCCTGGTCGGTGACGCCGGCCAGCAGGACGTTGCCGACCCCGGAGACCTTGCCGAGCGAGTCCACGTACCCGGCGATCGCGGACTTCGTCGTGCTGGTGCCGTTGATCGTCAGCGAGCCGATCGGGGTCTTGCCGTCGCTGCTGGGCAGACCCGACGCGGTCGTCGTGGAGCTGCCCCCGGTGGTCGGGTCGGTGAGCGCGATCGAGACGCCGGTCAGCTCCAGCCCCCGAGGCGCGGCCGCGCGCAGCCTGGCGAGCAGCGTCGACCACTGGACGTCGGTGGCGAGCAGCGTCGACAGCTGGTTGTTGATCTGCGTCGACTGGGTCTGGGCGTTGATCAGTTCGCTGTAGGCGCGCATCTGCTGGCGCAGCCCGATCGCCTCGGTCTCGGCCGCGGCGAGCTTCTCCTCCTGTCGGGCGGACTGCCAGTGCGCCAGCGCGTACCAGGCGGCCAGAAGCACCAGGACGGTGCCGAGGGCGGCCAGCACGATCAGGCGGATCCGGCCGACCTGGCGCTGCTGCACCACCTCGGGCGGGAGCAGGTTGGCGCTCAACGTGAGCAGCCGGTGTGCCGAGCCGTCCGGCACCGTCGGGGTCTCCACGGTCGTCATCGGGGTGCTCCTCCCGGCCGCGGACCGCCCGGCCGCCGGTCGCGCGGCCTCACGCCGCCCCCAGCGTCAGGCCGATCGAGATCGTCGCGGCGAGCGGAACGGTGTTCACACCGTCGTGCCGCGTCCGGCGGGTCCGACGCAGCCGCGACAACGGATCGGCCTGCTCGACCTGGAGGCCGAGCTGGTCGGCGAGGGTGTCGGTCAGGCCGGGTAGCTGGCCGCCGCCGCCGGCGAGGACCAGCCGGGCCACCTGGCTGTGCCGCCCCGCCGTGCTCAGATAGGCGAACGATCCGCGGATCTCGTTGAGCAGCGGCCGGATCGCCTCGCGCACCGTGTCGGCGACCTCCGGCCCGTGCTCCGTCCACAGCCCGATCCGGCACTTCAGCGCCTCGGCCTCCGGCAGCGGGACGCCGAGCCGGGTGGCGAGCGCCGAGGTGATCTCCGCGCCGCCCCGCGGGATCGTGCGGACGATCAGCGGGACGCCGTCGGAGTGCACGACGACCGTCGTGATCTGGGTACCGACGTCGACGATCGCCTCGACCTGGTCGTCGAGGCGGGCGGCGGCGCGCAGCAGCGCCAGTGACGCGAGGTCCACGCGGAGGACGCTGAGCCCGCCGTTCTCGACGGCCTCCACCGCGGCGAGGATCGGCTCCTTCGGCGCGGCGACGAGCAGGCCGCGGATCGTCTCGCCGCGGCCGGGCTCCTCGAGCGGCAGGAAGTCCAGCACCGACCGTTCGACCGGCAGCGGCAACAAGTCGCGAACCTGAAACGGTAGCGAGGCCCGGAGGTCCTTGGCCGGCAGGTTCGCCACCGTCATCTCGCGGACGACCGCCTGCATGTTGGTCACGCCGAGCACGACCTGCTTGGTCTTGAACGGCGCGGCGGCCCGCAACTGCCGGACCGCGAGCGTGACGACCTTCGGATCCTGGATGACGCCGCTCTGCACGGCGCCCGGCGGGAGCAGCACCTCGGCGTAGTTGGTCAGCAGCGGGCCTTCCTTGCCGTGGCTGGCCTCCACCGCCCGCATCGACGTGCAGCCGATGTCCAGGCCGATGATGGTTGCGACCGCCATGCGCTGCTCCTTCGGTCGGTCGGCCCGCTCAGCCGGCCACGTAGACGACGGACGCGTACCAGTTCGCGATCGGCGGGGCCGCGAACACCGCCAGCAGCCCACCGGCCAGCATCGACGGTCCGAACGGGATAGGGGTCTTCCCGGTGGCCCGCCGGGTGGCCAGCAGGATCACGCCGACGGTGCCGCCGAGCAGGAACGCGGTGAACGTCCCGACCCAGACCGAACTCCAGCCCAGCCAGCCCAGGTAGAGGCCGAGCAGACCGGCGAGCTTGACGTCGCCGAAGCCCATGCCACCCGGGTAGGCGAGGGCCATCAGCCAGTAGGCGCCGTAGAGCACGGTCATCGCGGTGATCGCCCGGGTGGCCGCCGCCCAGTCGGAGCTGAGGGCGGCGGCGGTGAGCAGCAGCGCCGCTCCGACTCCGTACGACGGCAGGACGATCCGGTTCGGCAGACGCTGGACGTCCAGGTCGATCAGCGTCAGCGGCACCGCGATCGCGGCCAGGTACAGGTAGGCGGGGAGCGCCCACGTGACACCGAACCGGGCCGTGATCGCGACGAACAGCAGCGCGGTGCCGAGCTCGACCAGCGGGTAGCGGACGCTGATCGGAGTGCGGCAGTCGGCGCACCGCCCGCCGAGCACGAGCCACCCCACCACCGGCACGTTGTGCCGGTGGCGGATCGGCGCCTCGCAGGCAGGGCAGTGCGACGCCGGGCGGAGCAGCGACTCGTCGCGTGGCACTCGATGCACCACGACGTTCAGGAACGAGCCGACCGCCAGCCCGAGCACTCCGGCCAGGACCAGGATCATCGTCGGGTCAGCCGTTGGCCGTCAGGCAGGCGTCGACGTCGGTCGCGCTGGACTTCGCCACCGACTTGCTGGTCGACGAGTTGTACGAATAGACGGTCTTTCCGTCGGTGTTCTGGCCGCAGATTACGTAGTACGTGTCGTTGTTCTTGACCGCGAGGATGTTGTTGCTCGAGACCGTGACCGTTCCGTTCGTGCCGGTGCCGGTCTTGGGCTCCAGAGTCAAGTTCTGTCCCGCACTGCCCTTCACGTCCTTGGGGTACTGGTTGCCGTTCGCGGTATAGAACTGCTCGACCGCGCTGAT carries:
- a CDS encoding ABC-F family ATP-binding cassette domain-containing protein; protein product: MSATLVVKDLSAGHGDRTLFSGLDLVVAPGDVIGVVGANGAGKSTLLRLLAGLDSPETGMVRRTPVSATVGYLPQESERRPGETVRDFLDRRTGVAAAQAALDAATEALGAEAPGADDAYADAFDRWLALGGADLAERAETVADDLGLSIDLDAPMTGLSGGQAARAALASLLLSRYDVVLLDEPTNDLDLAGLDRLERFVTGLRTGTVLVSHDREFLARTVTAVVELDYAQQQINTYGGGYAAYLEEREVARRHAREAFDEYADTRAALVERGRAQRAWMEKGVKNARRKAPDNDKVGRKFRSEATEKQASKARQTERLIERLDVVEEPRKEWELRMTIATAPRAGAVVATLRGAVVRRGDFTLGPVDLQLDWADRAVLTGANGSGKSTLLGVLLGKISPDEGSAALGPGVVVGEIDQARGLFAGETTVVDVFGAAVPEQNPGEIRTLLAKFGLKAAHVHRAAGSLSPGERTRAGLALLQARGVNLLVLDEPTNHLDLPAIEQLESALATYPGTLLLVTHDRRMLETVETNRRFHADAGKVTEL
- a CDS encoding PilN domain-containing protein, translating into MTTVETPTVPDGSAHRLLTLSANLLPPEVVQQRQVGRIRLIVLAALGTVLVLLAAWYALAHWQSARQEEKLAAAETEAIGLRQQMRAYSELINAQTQSTQINNQLSTLLATDVQWSTLLARLRAAAPRGLELTGVSIALTDPTTGGSSTTTASGLPSSDGKTPIGSLTINGTSTTKSAIAGYVDSLGKVSGVGNVLLAGVTDQEDGSNFTLRADLSPTLLSHHYTSESD
- a CDS encoding putative Ig domain-containing protein is translated as MRGRLPDVPRAGLPDGGARVGSADGEAGFSLIELMTAMTLIGVVMAALTSFFTNSVRATNVQSNTQTAIQLISDGLERVRALRGSSVTTGRDRASAEAQWSAVTADSPVHPYLSTMEQTWDDQVAPEEVAPLPLASELIELNRMRFARSWYVGRCWQPLLGGDCTAASLPNAVLFYRVVVVVTWAGTGCPDRGCSQVAATLVSAAATDPIFNTNETAQAPQVVNPGRQNGELTVPVRLEVTAIGGAPPLTWNASGLPPGLTMNSSGIVTGTPTTAGTYSVVASATDGFGLTGSAAFSWVIAALPALTNPGTITSIAGTALTFTPTLAGGTSPMTWVAAGLPPGLSIDAATGTISGAPTTVGTRSVTLTVTDTFGKAAATTFSWVVKPALSITTPADQSTLTNRPATPLQLVASGGVAPYKYSAAGVPSSVGFWQTAGLPPGLTLNATTGIITGTPTYPSEYVVKVTVTDAAGKTASTQFLWTVGPYVKWPRGDQSGGLGTVFAVPASATGGAPPYTWYATDLPDGVSYDPKTGQVNGVLAAAGRFLVTFRVTDTKGNFEQLQIVTTVTTSTGLRITTAPTARSTRVGTADSFSPGVAGGTGAKAWSATGLPTGMSINPASGTVSGTPTAAGTYLTKLTATDTASKKSHWMFVWTVT
- a CDS encoding erythromycin esterase family protein, whose product is MHGDDIHALAAPLGDAGDFDPLLDRIGDARVVMLGEASHGTHDFYRWRAELTRRLIDEHGFSFVAVEGDWPDCDRIDRAVRCRPGGGDPRDALKAFDRWPTWMWANEEVSDFVIWLRDWNLRHAMADLCPTTPPEPFSGTTAPEPFSTTALEPARDEAGVPARGRRDLSVVSRPRARLSASPPGRAVHPVGFHGLDVYSLWESLAEILGYLREHDPDGVPAALAALRCLDPYARDPQRYAFATVMGSTCAPALVELLMTVRQRATAGDSSAAGDVVAAADPFRAFAARQNAEAAVGAENYYREMVGNGPDSWNVRDIHMVNTLERLLQYYGPSSKAIVWAHNTHIGDARATDMADAGMVNLGQLGRERWGADAVALVGFGCHRGEVLAGPAWGDLVEVMPVPPARAGSLEAVLQATLPEPALFVFPPGVYASGHTGARPAWIADVLPHRAIGVVYRPSRESYGNYVPTRLGDRYDAFVWLPETTALRPLEATPVGGELQTFPAGV
- the pilO gene encoding type 4a pilus biogenesis protein PilO, encoding MVLSQLSSRAPSGLFDAAALRGNTVRLWVAGGVVGALLLIALGGFLLIRPQNARTEELRAQTETAQASVDSLRSRLAEVRSQNSRLAEYRSEYEAARAALPTTLALSTFLRDVQSSATRAGVAVEGLIVGAPTQVNGAAGATVYALPLTITATGSASKLEGFVNQLQRVQPRAVLVSTTNAVPNESSNSLRGSVLLTLGMRAFVAPTVAGSALTTSTQTTD
- a CDS encoding RICIN domain-containing protein, which gives rise to MRQDERGSLPVALLVTMVGVLLSTLLVNTVIAQNTNTRSQIARVAALNAAQTGLDVALAHIRAANDGKATGVLTELPCVDLSGTVAAVSAAAKASYTVEIDYYPVDPQNRSAAWLAANTIRCISGAGAFSTPAYALLRSTGTYTPNSEISTRKTIRTLRGTYAFKTSDVNISGGLVHVYKTASTTDLCFDAGSGSPAAGTPLTMRPCSAGSVAQMWAYNTNLTLSLVSSRTPTMPLGMCLDAGTPQAVGKVVYVQPCATTTQPQQQWSYNDSANFEGTSNGSTLNGYCFNVQTPNVAGSFVVLGSASGSKCQVSNSNVQSFFPEATAGAGAAGAAVSQLVNFKQFGRCLDVTGQKTDADHLISWQCKQAPNPANVAWNQKWTTPTIVDNTTGVESLVTTNKGGLYCLRSPRSTVRGQYVRIVSCSTTSTAQELRWRFFGNTGTYATSYTIVDQSGYCLSPTDPNADNPDLYSIGQQISKIVVAKCDGSTLQKWNAPPSILQATPLKDIVES
- the pilM gene encoding type IV pilus assembly protein PilM, whose product is MAVATIIGLDIGCTSMRAVEASHGKEGPLLTNYAEVLLPPGAVQSGVIQDPKVVTLAVRQLRAAAPFKTKQVVLGVTNMQAVVREMTVANLPAKDLRASLPFQVRDLLPLPVERSVLDFLPLEEPGRGETIRGLLVAAPKEPILAAVEAVENGGLSVLRVDLASLALLRAAARLDDQVEAIVDVGTQITTVVVHSDGVPLIVRTIPRGGAEITSALATRLGVPLPEAEALKCRIGLWTEHGPEVADTVREAIRPLLNEIRGSFAYLSTAGRHSQVARLVLAGGGGQLPGLTDTLADQLGLQVEQADPLSRLRRTRRTRHDGVNTVPLAATISIGLTLGAA
- a CDS encoding DUF397 domain-containing protein, encoding MSGKQHQRNDRVTDLSDAHWRKAKRSTGANTGCVEVAPNLPEVAAVRDSKRPEGGAHVVSRSAFAAFLDDVKAGRYDL
- a CDS encoding prepilin peptidase, whose translation is MILVLAGVLGLAVGSFLNVVVHRVPRDESLLRPASHCPACEAPIRHRHNVPVVGWLVLGGRCADCRTPISVRYPLVELGTALLFVAITARFGVTWALPAYLYLAAIAVPLTLIDLDVQRLPNRIVLPSYGVGAALLLTAAALSSDWAAATRAITAMTVLYGAYWLMALAYPGGMGFGDVKLAGLLGLYLGWLGWSSVWVGTFTAFLLGGTVGVILLATRRATGKTPIPFGPSMLAGGLLAVFAAPPIANWYASVVYVAG